A DNA window from Allokutzneria albata contains the following coding sequences:
- a CDS encoding FAD-dependent oxidoreductase → MTKVIIIGGGIGGLTLAHGLRGAGVDVEVHERDRHPTDRLHGFRIHINPHGADALRECLPAGLFTEFTARSGMGSNEFTFVTERLKRLLRIETGGHYGINRIALRQILLSGLDDVVRFDKKFERYTVADDGRVTAHFADGTSAVGDVLVGADGGGSRVRGQYLPHAERIDTGIIAIAGKYMLTEESRELIPPAFVSGPLSVLPPKSCGMFTAPHELDGDVQPYVFWAFSAKREYFGTDVESLGDMELRDLVLGLTEEWAPPLRGLVALSDVDTISALPIRSATPVPKWEASTITLLGDAIHSMTPFRGIGANTALRDAQLLCRKLTEGGRPLVERIAEYEAAMIEYGFAAVRASLTTARQSVSDSRTARLAGRAAFRVFDAVPSLKRRAFADLGR, encoded by the coding sequence ATGACCAAGGTGATCATCATCGGTGGCGGGATCGGCGGCCTGACCCTCGCGCACGGGCTGCGCGGGGCGGGCGTGGACGTCGAGGTGCACGAGCGCGACCGGCATCCCACGGATCGCTTGCACGGCTTCAGGATTCACATCAACCCGCACGGTGCCGACGCGCTCCGCGAATGCCTGCCCGCCGGACTGTTCACGGAGTTCACCGCTCGCAGCGGCATGGGCAGCAACGAGTTCACCTTCGTCACCGAGCGGTTGAAGCGGTTGCTGCGCATCGAGACCGGCGGGCACTACGGCATCAACCGGATCGCGCTGCGGCAGATCCTGTTGTCCGGCTTGGACGACGTCGTGCGCTTCGACAAGAAGTTCGAGCGCTACACCGTGGCCGACGACGGCCGGGTCACCGCGCACTTCGCGGACGGGACCTCGGCGGTGGGCGACGTCCTGGTCGGCGCGGACGGCGGGGGATCACGAGTGCGCGGGCAGTACCTCCCGCACGCCGAGCGCATCGACACCGGGATCATCGCGATCGCGGGCAAGTACATGCTGACCGAGGAGAGTCGCGAGCTGATCCCGCCCGCGTTCGTCTCCGGGCCGTTGAGCGTGTTGCCGCCCAAGAGCTGTGGGATGTTCACCGCGCCGCACGAGCTCGACGGCGACGTGCAGCCCTACGTCTTCTGGGCCTTCTCGGCGAAGCGCGAGTACTTCGGGACCGACGTGGAGTCATTGGGAGACATGGAGCTCCGCGATCTGGTGCTAGGGCTCACCGAGGAGTGGGCTCCGCCGTTGCGCGGCCTCGTCGCGCTGTCCGATGTGGACACGATCAGCGCGCTGCCGATCCGCTCCGCCACCCCGGTGCCGAAGTGGGAGGCGAGCACGATCACGCTGCTCGGCGACGCCATCCACAGCATGACGCCGTTCCGCGGCATCGGCGCCAACACCGCGCTCCGCGACGCGCAGCTGTTGTGCCGCAAGCTGACCGAGGGCGGCCGTCCGCTGGTGGAGCGCATCGCGGAGTACGAGGCGGCCATGATCGAGTACGGCTTCGCCGCCGTGCGCGCGTCGCTCACCACGGCGCGGCAGTCCGTCAGCGACAGCCGGACCGCTCGGCTGGCCGGACGCGCCGCCTTCCGCGTGTTCGACGCCGTGCCCTCGCTGAAGCGCCGTGCTTTCGCCGACCTCGGTCGCTAG
- a CDS encoding TetR/AcrR family transcriptional regulator: MARSTRTYRGVPAEQRRAERRARLLDAALERFTADGYHASRIERICTDAGVSTRNFYEEFPTKQALLLTLHDRINAAALDRVAGALAKLTDEDVPSRIATLLDAFMGSVTADPRLPRLNYVEAVGVSPELERQHQEWVARWAALIEDEAAHAASVGHAPERDYRLISIALVGVVTGLLREWQAHEALRPVEEITEAIRHVMVAAITAP, translated from the coding sequence ATGGCTCGATCGACACGCACCTACCGGGGCGTGCCCGCCGAGCAGCGCAGGGCCGAGCGCCGCGCCCGGTTGCTGGACGCCGCGCTGGAGCGCTTCACCGCCGACGGCTACCACGCCAGCCGGATCGAGCGGATCTGCACCGACGCCGGCGTCTCGACGCGGAACTTCTACGAGGAGTTCCCGACGAAGCAGGCGTTGCTGCTCACGCTGCACGACCGGATCAACGCGGCCGCGCTGGACCGCGTCGCGGGCGCGCTGGCGAAGCTGACCGACGAGGACGTGCCGAGCCGGATCGCCACCCTGCTCGACGCCTTCATGGGCAGCGTCACCGCCGATCCCCGGCTGCCCCGGCTGAACTACGTCGAGGCCGTGGGCGTCAGCCCGGAACTGGAACGCCAGCACCAGGAGTGGGTGGCCAGGTGGGCCGCGCTGATCGAGGACGAGGCCGCGCACGCCGCCTCGGTCGGCCACGCCCCGGAGCGGGACTACCGGCTGATCTCGATCGCGCTGGTCGGCGTGGTCACCGGCCTGCTCCGGGAGTGGCAGGCGCACGAGGCGCTGCGGCCGGTCGAGGAGATCACCGAGGCGATCCGGCACGTCATGGTCGCCGCGATCACCGCGCCCTAG
- a CDS encoding alpha/beta fold hydrolase, whose product MSPLSRTRLAALLSLLSLLVTAHVAAPAAASAGPIPIPSADPFYQPPDPLPAGKPGEIIRSRKIVAKFALLPAPVQAWQILYRSTSATGQPIAVSGTLLVPPTPWVSGPRPLLSYAVGTHGLGDICAPSFTIRAGIENEVALIAQPLLKGWAVVITDYQGLGTPGVHTYAVGQAEGRSMLDAARAAQRLIGSGPVGLWGFSQGGQASAFAGELQPSYAPELDLVGVAAGGVPRDLAALAPVMNGGPFFGLAVGVMAGYKAAYPELPYEDLLNAHGRRLVEETSKDCVAVMVPRNAFQSFATIASVPDPLANPKWQARLAENRAGQKAPRVPVYLVHGDIDPLIPHSIAKPLLNSYCSLGVRAQWQTVPLAGHITGDVVATPLAMEWLSARFAGKPAGTSC is encoded by the coding sequence ATGTCTCCGCTGTCCCGCACACGCCTCGCGGCCCTCCTCTCCCTGCTGTCGTTGCTGGTCACTGCCCATGTCGCCGCCCCTGCCGCCGCCTCGGCCGGGCCCATCCCGATCCCCTCGGCGGACCCCTTCTACCAGCCCCCGGACCCGCTTCCGGCAGGAAAACCCGGCGAGATCATCCGCTCCAGGAAGATCGTCGCGAAATTCGCGTTGCTGCCCGCGCCCGTCCAGGCGTGGCAGATCCTCTACCGCTCCACCTCGGCGACCGGGCAGCCGATCGCGGTGTCGGGCACCCTGCTCGTCCCGCCGACGCCGTGGGTATCGGGCCCGCGCCCGCTGCTGTCCTACGCCGTGGGCACGCACGGCCTCGGCGACATCTGCGCACCCTCGTTCACCATCCGCGCGGGCATCGAGAACGAGGTCGCGTTGATCGCCCAGCCGCTGCTCAAGGGCTGGGCCGTGGTGATCACCGACTACCAGGGCCTCGGCACACCGGGGGTGCACACCTACGCGGTCGGCCAGGCCGAGGGGCGGAGCATGCTCGACGCCGCCCGCGCCGCGCAGCGCCTCATCGGCTCCGGTCCGGTCGGCCTCTGGGGTTTCTCGCAGGGCGGCCAGGCTTCTGCGTTCGCGGGGGAGCTGCAGCCGAGCTACGCCCCGGAGCTGGACCTCGTCGGCGTCGCGGCGGGCGGTGTGCCGCGTGACCTCGCCGCGCTCGCGCCGGTGATGAACGGCGGGCCGTTCTTCGGTCTCGCGGTCGGGGTGATGGCGGGCTACAAGGCGGCCTACCCGGAGCTGCCCTACGAAGACCTCCTCAACGCCCACGGTCGCCGCCTCGTCGAGGAGACGAGCAAGGACTGCGTCGCGGTCATGGTGCCGCGCAACGCTTTCCAGAGCTTCGCCACGATCGCCTCGGTGCCCGATCCGCTGGCGAACCCGAAGTGGCAGGCGCGCCTGGCGGAGAACCGCGCCGGGCAGAAGGCGCCGCGCGTTCCGGTGTACCTCGTGCACGGCGACATCGATCCGCTGATCCCTCACAGCATCGCCAAGCCCCTGCTGAACTCCTACTGCTCGCTCGGAGTTCGCGCGCAGTGGCAGACGGTCCCGTTGGCGGGCCACATCACCGGCGACGTGGTCGCGACACCGCTGGCGATGGAATGGCTCTCCGCCCGCTTCGCAGGCAAGCCCGCGGGCACATCCTGCTGA
- a CDS encoding sulfite oxidase has product MAIDEASYDERRLAQWLSRRGFLHLGAGLGAAAAFSGLGGPSASAQAGSIVKPLPPGLFIDHGTNAEMRWEAMRGMGFTVPNDRFFVRNHTKTPTIDVRTWRLRLFGSGLHGGPVSFSYEDLLGMPAETVTEFVECAGNGRSLYTTQQGTPVPGTPWLLGGIGVARWRGVRLSTVLERAGMTSAAVDVMASGLDPDFLEGQVNHGRVRRPLPVDKALCDTLLAYEMNGETLPPDHGFPVRLIVPSWTGISNIKWVGSIEVSATPLFSPWNTRFYRLFGPTHPPGGSAPLTTQVSKCAFELPWNAQLTAGHRHVLTGRAWSGKGSVRSVRVSTDGGSTWRQARPLGRDRAWLQWTYTWCPERPGLHTLMAAATDNTGVTQPLQVPFNEFGYLFGAVARHPVAVT; this is encoded by the coding sequence GTGGCGATAGACGAGGCGAGCTATGACGAACGGCGGCTGGCCCAGTGGCTGTCCCGGCGGGGTTTCCTGCACCTCGGCGCGGGACTCGGCGCGGCCGCCGCGTTCTCCGGTCTGGGCGGGCCGAGCGCGTCCGCCCAGGCCGGCTCCATCGTGAAGCCGTTGCCGCCGGGGCTGTTCATCGATCACGGCACGAACGCCGAGATGCGCTGGGAAGCCATGCGCGGCATGGGTTTCACCGTCCCCAACGACCGGTTCTTCGTGCGCAACCACACGAAGACCCCGACGATCGACGTGCGCACCTGGCGGTTGCGGTTGTTCGGCTCGGGCTTGCACGGCGGCCCGGTGTCGTTCAGCTACGAGGACTTGCTCGGCATGCCGGCCGAAACGGTCACCGAGTTCGTCGAGTGCGCGGGCAACGGCAGAAGCCTTTACACCACGCAGCAAGGAACTCCCGTGCCCGGAACGCCGTGGCTGCTGGGCGGGATCGGCGTCGCTCGGTGGCGCGGGGTCCGGCTCTCCACGGTTCTGGAGCGGGCCGGGATGACCTCTGCGGCGGTGGACGTGATGGCGAGCGGCCTGGACCCGGACTTCCTTGAGGGGCAGGTCAACCACGGGCGGGTGCGGCGCCCGTTGCCGGTCGACAAAGCGCTGTGCGACACGCTGCTGGCCTACGAGATGAACGGCGAGACGCTGCCGCCGGACCACGGTTTCCCCGTGCGGTTGATCGTGCCGTCGTGGACCGGGATCTCCAACATCAAGTGGGTCGGCTCCATCGAGGTCTCCGCGACGCCGCTGTTCTCGCCGTGGAACACCCGGTTCTACCGCCTGTTCGGGCCGACCCACCCGCCCGGCGGCAGCGCGCCGCTGACCACCCAGGTCAGCAAGTGCGCCTTCGAACTGCCGTGGAACGCGCAGCTCACCGCGGGTCACCGCCACGTGCTGACCGGCCGCGCGTGGTCGGGCAAGGGCTCTGTCCGGAGCGTCCGCGTCAGCACAGACGGTGGCTCGACGTGGCGCCAGGCGCGGCCATTGGGTCGTGACCGCGCCTGGCTGCAGTGGACGTACACGTGGTGCCCGGAGCGCCCCGGCCTGCACACCCTGATGGCCGCCGCGACCGACAACACCGGTGTCACGCAACCGCTTCAGGTGCCGTTCAACGAGTTCGGCTACCTCTTCGGAGCCGTGGCCCGGCACCCCGTCGCAGTCACCTGA
- a CDS encoding glycoside hydrolase family 88/105 protein — protein sequence MPSPQQFSRVVVLLVTAMLSFTIPAKAAAPDWSKSIVDSTMKRHTPATLGGWGYTRGLYLYAQYLVYKRTGDKRYLDYIREWVDRFVAEDGSIQQSFTHLDGMRSGTLLVVLHAETGQAKYRKAADKIRAAITDYPRTSDGGMWHAKGKVGQLWADGVYMAQPFLAMYGKAYGDGAYAYEEAVDNMAIYFKHLKADNGLLWHAYDEQGDEPWANNPGKHSAEHWARAIGWFGMAAIDLLEILPADHPRRGELIAIVQHLARGYARYQDKATGRWFQVVDKGGDTRNWTETSASAMYTFMLSRGVQRGFLDAKYRTVASKGYRGVLAKISVNSAGLTDVHDISEGTNVGDAGYYFNRKRTTNDLHGLGAFLIMSEQLRTLR from the coding sequence ATGCCCAGCCCGCAGCAGTTCTCCCGCGTCGTCGTCCTGCTCGTGACCGCGATGCTGTCGTTCACGATCCCGGCGAAGGCCGCCGCCCCGGACTGGTCGAAGTCCATTGTGGACTCGACGATGAAGCGCCACACCCCGGCCACGCTCGGCGGATGGGGTTACACCCGTGGGTTGTACCTGTACGCGCAGTACCTGGTGTACAAGCGAACCGGGGACAAGCGCTACCTGGACTACATCAGGGAATGGGTGGACCGCTTCGTCGCCGAGGACGGGAGCATCCAGCAGAGCTTCACGCACCTCGACGGGATGCGCTCGGGCACGCTGCTGGTGGTGCTGCACGCCGAGACGGGGCAGGCGAAGTACCGCAAGGCGGCGGACAAGATCCGCGCGGCGATCACCGACTACCCGCGCACCTCGGACGGGGGGATGTGGCACGCCAAGGGCAAGGTGGGGCAGCTGTGGGCGGACGGCGTGTACATGGCGCAGCCCTTCCTCGCCATGTACGGCAAGGCGTACGGCGACGGCGCGTACGCCTACGAGGAAGCCGTGGACAACATGGCTATCTACTTCAAGCATCTCAAGGCGGACAACGGGTTGCTGTGGCACGCCTACGACGAGCAGGGGGACGAGCCGTGGGCGAACAACCCCGGCAAGCACTCCGCGGAGCACTGGGCGAGGGCGATCGGCTGGTTCGGCATGGCCGCGATCGACCTGCTGGAGATCCTGCCCGCCGACCACCCGCGGCGCGGCGAGCTGATCGCCATCGTGCAGCACCTGGCGCGCGGGTACGCGCGGTACCAGGACAAGGCGACCGGGCGGTGGTTCCAGGTCGTGGACAAGGGCGGTGACACCCGGAACTGGACCGAGACCTCGGCCTCGGCGATGTACACGTTCATGCTGTCCCGCGGCGTGCAAAGGGGGTTTCTCGACGCGAAGTACCGAACGGTTGCCTCAAAGGGCTATCGGGGCGTGCTGGCGAAGATCTCGGTGAACTCCGCCGGGCTGACCGACGTGCACGACATTTCCGAAGGGACGAACGTCGGAGACGCCGGCTACTACTTCAACCGCAAGCGCACCACCAACGACCTGCACGGCCTCGGCGCGTTCCTGATTATGTCCGAACAACTCCGCACCTTGAGGTAG
- a CDS encoding DUF222 domain-containing protein — MISGEHALVISDAIKRLPGDHVEQADQALAEVAPTLPPRDLMRVGKHLRSLVDPDGVYRDEPEGIAKRALRMGNDQDGCLHIKAIIDPLNGKKFRTFLLALSKPKTVNGEKDPRTSEQRLADAFIEAMTTAMSAKDLPINGGMRTQLIVTMDFDALAAKTGCDQTQNGDPISAGLMRHAACDAGILPIVLGGDSEPLDYGRERRLASPAQRRALALRDKGCAFPGV, encoded by the coding sequence GTGATCAGTGGCGAGCACGCGTTGGTGATCTCCGATGCGATCAAGCGTCTCCCTGGCGACCACGTCGAGCAGGCGGATCAGGCGTTGGCCGAGGTCGCGCCGACGTTGCCCCCGCGTGATCTGATGCGGGTCGGTAAGCACCTGCGGTCGCTCGTCGACCCGGACGGGGTGTACCGGGATGAGCCGGAAGGCATCGCCAAGCGGGCACTGCGGATGGGCAACGACCAGGACGGGTGCCTGCACATCAAGGCGATCATCGATCCGCTCAACGGTAAGAAGTTCAGGACGTTCCTGCTGGCGTTGTCCAAGCCGAAGACGGTCAACGGGGAGAAAGACCCCCGCACGTCCGAACAACGCCTCGCGGATGCGTTCATCGAAGCGATGACCACGGCGATGTCGGCGAAGGACCTCCCCATCAACGGTGGGATGCGGACGCAGTTGATCGTCACGATGGACTTCGACGCCCTCGCGGCGAAGACCGGGTGTGATCAGACCCAGAACGGTGACCCGATCAGCGCGGGATTGATGCGCCACGCCGCCTGCGACGCTGGGATCCTCCCGATCGTCCTCGGCGGGGACAGTGAACCCCTGGACTACGGCCGGGAACGGCGCCTCGCCTCACCCGCTCAGCGCCGTGCCCTGGCCCTACGGGACAAGGGATGCGCCTTCCCCGGGGTGTGA
- a CDS encoding MauE/DoxX family redox-associated membrane protein has product MLLSSQVLVVAIVLAWTGGVKLLGPSPALAARRTALDRLVGKGRELAAYRAVGVVELLIATALALPPVEVAEGLAATALALGFVAYLLYARQVRPESDCGCMGGKGGPIGWRSLSRAGLLVLTSAMAAGAGPEPTSPVVVLAGLAVFVALSAELDRYWLLPLRRLRVRLSHPLAGLPSRVPLAAGVEQVERSPAYRAVAGLLRSDVRDTWIEGEWRFLSYSARHRDRAATVVFAVPTDRFAPEEVQAALVDESTEETLWRFAPTAGVGSA; this is encoded by the coding sequence ATGTTGTTGTCCTCGCAGGTTCTCGTGGTCGCGATCGTGCTCGCCTGGACGGGCGGCGTGAAACTCCTCGGCCCGTCCCCGGCCCTGGCCGCCCGCCGCACCGCGCTCGATCGCCTGGTCGGCAAGGGCCGCGAACTGGCCGCCTACCGCGCCGTCGGCGTCGTCGAACTGCTGATCGCCACCGCGCTCGCCCTGCCCCCGGTGGAGGTCGCCGAGGGCCTGGCCGCGACCGCTCTGGCCCTGGGTTTCGTCGCGTACCTGCTGTACGCGCGCCAGGTCCGCCCCGAGTCCGACTGCGGTTGCATGGGTGGCAAGGGCGGGCCGATCGGCTGGCGTTCGCTCAGCCGCGCCGGTCTGCTCGTGCTCACCTCCGCGATGGCCGCGGGCGCGGGCCCGGAGCCCACGTCCCCTGTCGTCGTGCTCGCCGGTCTGGCCGTTTTCGTGGCGTTGTCGGCGGAGCTGGACCGGTACTGGCTGTTGCCGTTGCGGCGCTTGCGCGTTCGCCTCAGCCACCCGCTGGCCGGGCTCCCTTCGCGGGTCCCGTTGGCCGCAGGCGTCGAGCAGGTGGAGCGCAGCCCCGCCTACCGCGCCGTCGCGGGCTTGCTGCGTTCCGACGTGCGCGACACCTGGATCGAGGGCGAGTGGCGGTTCCTCAGCTACTCCGCCCGTCACCGGGATCGTGCCGCGACAGTCGTGTTCGCCGTCCCGACCGATCGGTTCGCCCCGGAGGAGGTGCAGGCGGCTTTGGTGGACGAGTCCACCGAGGAGACCTTGTGGCGGTTCGCGCCCACCGCCGGCGTGGGGTCAGCTTGA
- a CDS encoding DUF5666 domain-containing protein, with protein sequence MTNENGLGRRRFLSSAVLGGAAVVGATAFGSVAPEEALAAPGLELDPALPDPNFAEGRISAITGSMLVVTGSDRTLHRIHVTDGTSLWKLRPTTFDTIKVGDGLYARGLKLDDGTLAADSVWVNIVNLTAHITAMDRNVLHLDHHGDRVIGHVVAGTTAAVYNDTPAVSDLSLLQVGKHVQVIGAWRPDTNEVDIATVFAAA encoded by the coding sequence ATGACGAACGAGAACGGCTTGGGCCGCAGGCGTTTCCTCAGCTCGGCGGTGCTCGGCGGCGCGGCCGTCGTCGGCGCGACCGCGTTCGGTTCGGTGGCCCCGGAGGAGGCGCTGGCCGCACCGGGCCTGGAGCTGGACCCGGCGCTGCCGGACCCGAACTTCGCCGAGGGACGGATCTCGGCGATCACCGGGTCGATGCTGGTGGTCACGGGTTCGGACCGGACGCTGCACCGCATCCACGTCACCGACGGCACCAGCCTGTGGAAGCTGCGGCCGACCACCTTCGACACCATCAAGGTCGGTGACGGGCTCTACGCCCGCGGCCTGAAACTGGACGACGGCACGCTGGCCGCCGACTCGGTGTGGGTCAACATCGTCAACCTGACCGCCCACATCACCGCGATGGACCGGAACGTGCTGCACCTGGACCACCACGGGGACCGGGTGATCGGGCACGTGGTCGCGGGCACCACCGCGGCGGTCTACAACGACACCCCGGCCGTCTCCGACCTGTCCCTGCTGCAGGTCGGCAAGCACGTGCAGGTCATCGGTGCGTGGCGGCCCGACACCAACGAGGTCGACATCGCAACGGTGTTCGCCGCCGCGTAG
- a CDS encoding RlpA-like double-psi beta-barrel domain-containing protein: MAPSTGSTTWFCCGAAWGPCGSTGKGACGTCNSASMQCAWPNASAACFDITRPDKCGKTLVRRTCGYQFTITSLCNNKAVRVKIADCGPQTDLWCGEKTCCGTKCGTNRIMDLTPAAYSVIGSLSGGRLPCTVA; this comes from the coding sequence ATGGCTCCATCCACCGGGTCCACGACCTGGTTCTGTTGCGGTGCCGCCTGGGGTCCGTGCGGCTCCACCGGCAAGGGCGCCTGCGGGACCTGCAACTCCGCCAGCATGCAGTGCGCGTGGCCGAACGCCTCCGCCGCGTGCTTCGACATCACCAGGCCGGACAAGTGCGGCAAGACCCTGGTCCGCCGCACCTGCGGGTACCAGTTCACCATCACCAGCCTGTGCAACAACAAGGCGGTCCGGGTCAAGATCGCCGACTGCGGGCCGCAGACCGACCTGTGGTGCGGCGAGAAGACCTGCTGCGGCACCAAGTGCGGCACGAACCGGATCATGGACCTCACCCCGGCCGCGTACAGCGTGATCGGCAGTCTCTCCGGCGGGCGCCTGCCCTGCACGGTCGCGTGA
- a CDS encoding serine/threonine-protein kinase — protein sequence MTSTEAGDDQGRLLGGRYRLGELIGRGGMGSVWSAVDEMLRRDVAVKEVTAPAWVSDEERRSLADRTMREARAAARISHPNVVTVYDVVDEDGRPWIVMELVRAPSLAQVVERDGALAPSRVAAIALQVFAALSAAHEHGILHRDVKPGNVLVHDTGRTVLTDFGIATVQGDASLTVSGMLVGAPGYIAPERARGLEVGTASDLWSLAATMYAAVEGKPPFDRTGALPTLTAVLTEDPEPMRNAGPLRPLIEAMLRKEPEERPSPAEVESVLRRVALGDLGEDEAATVLVSSGVGAGATASLVKGEPTRVQPALKAAAAAAQPWYQRTPAKVGAGLGVAILTAGTALAIALLINQPDPIDPGGDGGAGNSPSQVPPSAPLVSGEETTTSRRGRPQTTTPSTSHSTTSWQPSTTSQPPPPTTTPSKPSTTKPTTQPSSPSTPPDPGGVDIGGLRQH from the coding sequence ATGACGTCGACAGAGGCTGGCGACGATCAGGGACGGCTGCTGGGCGGGCGCTACCGCCTCGGCGAACTGATCGGGCGCGGCGGCATGGGCTCCGTGTGGAGTGCTGTCGACGAGATGCTGCGCCGCGACGTCGCGGTCAAAGAAGTCACCGCGCCCGCCTGGGTCAGCGACGAGGAACGCCGCTCGCTCGCCGATCGCACCATGCGCGAGGCCAGGGCCGCCGCCAGGATCAGCCATCCCAACGTGGTCACCGTCTACGACGTGGTGGACGAGGACGGACGTCCGTGGATCGTGATGGAGCTGGTGAGGGCGCCCTCGCTGGCGCAGGTCGTGGAACGGGACGGCGCGCTGGCGCCGAGCCGGGTCGCCGCGATCGCGCTGCAGGTCTTCGCCGCGCTCAGCGCCGCGCACGAGCACGGCATCCTGCACCGCGACGTGAAGCCGGGCAACGTGCTGGTGCACGACACCGGGCGCACCGTGCTCACCGACTTCGGCATCGCGACGGTGCAGGGCGACGCGTCGCTGACCGTCTCCGGGATGCTGGTCGGGGCGCCCGGCTACATCGCCCCGGAGCGCGCCCGCGGCCTGGAGGTCGGCACCGCCTCCGACCTGTGGTCCCTCGCGGCCACGATGTACGCGGCCGTGGAGGGCAAACCGCCGTTCGACCGCACGGGGGCGCTGCCGACGCTGACCGCGGTGCTCACCGAGGACCCGGAGCCGATGCGCAACGCGGGCCCGCTGCGCCCGCTGATCGAGGCGATGCTGCGCAAGGAGCCCGAGGAGCGGCCGAGCCCGGCCGAGGTGGAGAGCGTCCTGCGCCGCGTCGCGCTCGGCGACCTCGGCGAGGACGAAGCGGCGACCGTGCTGGTGTCCTCGGGCGTCGGCGCGGGCGCGACGGCGTCCCTGGTCAAGGGCGAGCCGACCCGGGTGCAACCCGCGCTCAAGGCCGCCGCGGCCGCCGCGCAGCCCTGGTACCAGCGCACCCCGGCGAAGGTCGGCGCGGGCCTGGGCGTGGCGATCCTGACCGCGGGCACGGCACTGGCGATCGCGTTGCTGATCAACCAGCCCGACCCGATCGACCCCGGCGGGGACGGTGGGGCCGGGAACTCGCCGAGCCAGGTCCCGCCCTCGGCGCCCCTGGTCAGCGGCGAGGAGACGACGACGTCGAGGCGGGGCCGGCCGCAGACGACCACGCCGTCCACGTCGCACTCCACGACCTCGTGGCAGCCGAGCACCACGAGCCAGCCGCCACCGCCGACCACGACGCCCTCGAAGCCGAGCACCACCAAGCCGACCACCCAGCCCAGCTCGCCGTCGACCCCGCCGGACCCCGGCGGTGTCGACATCGGCGGATTGCGTCAGC